Part of the Stigmatella erecta genome is shown below.
ACCGCCCAGCATTCGACATCGACGTGCGGAATGCGGTACGGCCCGCGCGCGAAGTAGGACCCCAGGGACGCGACGAACGGTCCATCGTCGGCGTAGGCGCCGGTATCGAAGACCAGCCGGACCTGACGGGCGACGAGCACCCCGTCGCGGGTGGCCCCCGTGCGCATGTGGATGCGGCTCGCGTGGCGGGACTTCATCATGAGCATGTCGTCCGTGCGCGACAGCGTCATCTTGACCGGAGCCCCCGCCGCCCGGGCCAGCGCGGCGGTGATGGGCTGGTTGGTCATCTCGGTCTTGCCGCCGAACCCGCCGCCAATCCGGGGCGCGATGACCCGGATCTTCGACATCGGCAGGCCCAGGGCCTCGGCGGTGATCGCCTGAGCCCGGAACACGGACTGGGTCGAGGTGTAGAGGGTGATCTTCCCACTGTCGCGATCCACGGCCGCCAGCGTCGAGCACGGCTCCAGGTAGACATGCTGCTGGGCGGGCGTTTCGAAGACGTCTTCGACCACCACGTCACAGCGCTTCCACACCTCCTCCGGTGAGCCCTCTGTCAGCCGGATGTACGAGGCGGCATTGGGGGTGGCGGCCCTCGCGGGAGAGTCCGCCTGGAGGCTGACGTAGGCGTCGCGCTGCTCATGGATGACGGGGGCGCCCTCCTTCAGCGCTTCCTCGGGATCGAGAACGGGGGTGAGGGGCTCGTACCGGATGTCGATGGCCTCGAGGGCCCGGCGGGCCGTCGGAAGGTCCACGGCGGCCACGGCGGCCACGGGCTCGCCCGCGTAGCGGACCTTTCCCCGGGCGAGCAGCGGCTGGTCCTTGATGACGGAGCCGACGTTGTGGTCAGGCAGATCCTCCGCGGTCAGCACGGCCCTGACCCCTGGCATCGCCCGGGCGCGAGCGGTGTCATACGACAGGATCCGCGCATGGGGGTGAGGGCTGCCCAGCAGGGCCCCGTGGAGCATGCCGGGCAGGGTCATGTCGTCGGTATAGACGGCGCGTCCGGTGACCTTCTCTTGTGCTTCCAGCCGGGGAATGGGTTTCCCCAGGAGATCTCCCACGGGGGCAGTCGAGGGGCGCTGGGGCTTCGGCTCACTCATGAGGGCGCTCCTGGGAGGTGGCCGGACCGGGGGCAGCGCTCAGCGAAGCAATGGCCTCGATGACCTTGGCGTACCCCGAGCAGCGGCAGACGTTGCTGCCGAGCGCCTGGCGGATCTCCTCGGGCGTGGGGGCCGGGTTGTGGTCGAGCAGGGCCTTGGCCGTCACGACGATGCCGGACATGCAGAATCCACATTGCACCGCGCCATGCTGGACAAGGGCCCGCTGGACCGGGTGCAGCGTCCCCCCTGTCTCCACCCCTTCAATGGTGGTGATGGCCCGTCCGCGCAGGGTCACGGCCAGGGACAGACACGAGAGCCGGGGCTCGCCGTCCACGAGCACCATGCAGGCCCCGCAGCTGCCCTGATCGCAGCCGCGCCGGGTCCCGGTCGCGCGGAGATCCTCGCGCAGCACCTCCAGCAGGGTCCGTTCAGGAACCACTGAGAGGCCGTGTGTCTCGCCATTGACCTGGAGTGAGAAGGAAATCCTGTCAGACATGGATGCGCTCCTGGAGACGCTCCCGGGCCTGGGCCACGGCGCGGCCCAGCAGGCGGGGAATCAGCATGCGGCGGTACTCCGCCGTGCCGCGGACATCGTCACGGGGCGTGGCGGCACGTGCGAGGAGGTGTCCCGCCTCGGCCAGCGCCTGGGCGTCGAGGGCCGTGCCCACGAGGCGCTGGCCGGCGGCATCCACGTGGAGTGGCACGGGGCCGCAGGAGCCCACGGCCACGCGGGCCTGGCGGCACGTTTCCCCGTCCAGCGCGAGCACCAGGGAGATGGACACCGTGGGGTAATCGCTGGCCACCCGGCTGAAGCGGAGGTGGTGGCCGGCAGCCCCCGGGAGTCCTCGGGGCACCCAGATCCGGGTGACGAGCTCGCCCCGGCGCAAGGATGTCTGGAAGCGATCCACGAGCAGTGACTCGACGGGAATGACGCGCCGTCCTGCTGGGCCTGCGATCTCGGCCTGGGCGGAGGCGGCGGTCAGCGCCACGGGCAACTCCGTGCTGGGATCCGCCAGACACAGAGAGCCTCCCAGGGTGCCCATGTTGCGGATGGCCGGGTGGGCGAGCTGACTCGCGGCGCTGCGGATGACCTCCATGGCCCCGCTCAAGCGGGGCTCGGCCGCCAGGGCCCGGTGGGTGAGCATGGCCCCCAGCCAGAGCCCTTCCGGCGTTTCCGTGACGGTGGACAGCTCCTCCATCCGGTGCAGGCTGATCAACAGCGCTGGCGCGAGGTGGCCTGCATTCATCATCGCCACCAGGGTGGCGCCCCCTGCGAGACACCGGGCGTTCGCCGTGGAGGCCAGGAGTTCGACCCCTTCCTCCACGGTTGCCGGCTCTGCGTAGTGCATAGAACCCCCTGCCCTTCCGCACGCTGGGCGAAGTGCCAGATGGGCACAGCCCTGCGGAGGAGCCCCAGTGTACGCGAGCGGAAACGCCCGGCGCATCCGCAGCTTCCTTGTGATGCCGTGTCCCAGGAGGATGCCACGTCATCGACGACCCCAACTCCAGAGGGTCCGGCGGCAACCCTCTCTCCAAGAGCGCACCATCGAGGCGGTCTACTTTGGCGGAGGCACGGCCAACCTGACCAAGCTTCGCGAAGAAGAGGACCGGGAAGCCGAGAGCGCCCACATGGGCTGAAAGGGAGAGGCGCAGGCCGCCCATCCCTCACCACCGGACCGTCAGCTCCGTCGTTTCTCCCGCGGTGGCGCTCGACGTCGTCTCGTACATTCCCAGCGCTGCGTGCTCGAGCCTCACTTTCACACTCCCGCTCGACACCTTGATAGCCCGGGTCGGGGACAAGCCCGCGTAGGTACCGTTGATCCACACGCGGGCGCGTGGAATGGCAACCACCTGGAACCGCGTGGGCGCTTCCGCGGGCACATCGCTTCCTCCCGCATAGCCTCCTCCCCCATGGCAGTGGTAGCCGCCTGTACGCCGGTTGTTGTGGCAGCCCGAGCTGTTGGTCCGCCCTGGATGAGCCCACACGGCGCGTGGGGCACAGAGGCTCAGCACGGCGGCCCCTATCCCCAGCGCTCGCATCCCTCGTCTCATGGCTCCACCTTTCCGAGGAGGGCCTCGACCAGCATTCCGTCCTGCCAGCCCAGCAAAGCAACATGCCCCCCCAGACGCGCCGGGACATGAGCCACCCCCTTCCCCGCGCGTGCCAGGTCCTTCGCGGCGAACGTCTTCCCCGCCAAGAGCTGAGCTACCTGCTGGAGGGCCTCCGTGGCGAGGGCCTCGCGCCCGTGCTCCCGGGCGGTGACATGGACTCCGCGCGTCAGGCCCTGACTCACGAAGAGGTGGACGAGCGTGCCAGGCGGTACTTGCCGCACGGCGAATACACCGGGCCGCCGCTCCTCCAATCCAGACGGTCCCAGCAACGCTTGCACGACTTCCACCGGCTCCCCAAGTGGCCAGTGTTTGCGCAGCAGCTCCTCACGCCGCCGGAGGAGCCCCTCGCGCACTCCCGTCAGTTCCGCGTCCCCCTCGAATACGGAGAGCAGAATCCCCGCATCCCGTTCGCCCTCCTGCAGAGCACGCAGCGTGTGGCTGACGCCCCCCGAGGCACGGACCGCCTTGGCCAGCCGGTTGATTTCCTCTGAGCGGAAGGCCGCAAGGGCGTTCCGGGCCGCCTCCATGGGACCGGCCTCCGCGGCGAGCTTGAGCGCCTGGGCCCGGCAGTGGAGCTCCTGGACGGAACACGCCTGGGCCCGAAGAAGATAGG
Proteins encoded:
- a CDS encoding FAD binding domain-containing protein, with translation MHYAEPATVEEGVELLASTANARCLAGGATLVAMMNAGHLAPALLISLHRMEELSTVTETPEGLWLGAMLTHRALAAEPRLSGAMEVIRSAASQLAHPAIRNMGTLGGSLCLADPSTELPVALTAASAQAEIAGPAGRRVIPVESLLVDRFQTSLRRGELVTRIWVPRGLPGAAGHHLRFSRVASDYPTVSISLVLALDGETCRQARVAVGSCGPVPLHVDAAGQRLVGTALDAQALAEAGHLLARAATPRDDVRGTAEYRRMLIPRLLGRAVAQARERLQERIHV
- a CDS encoding (2Fe-2S)-binding protein, which codes for MSDRISFSLQVNGETHGLSVVPERTLLEVLREDLRATGTRRGCDQGSCGACMVLVDGEPRLSCLSLAVTLRGRAITTIEGVETGGTLHPVQRALVQHGAVQCGFCMSGIVVTAKALLDHNPAPTPEEIRQALGSNVCRCSGYAKVIEAIASLSAAPGPATSQERPHE